Below is a genomic region from Gigantopelta aegis isolate Gae_Host chromosome 1, Gae_host_genome, whole genome shotgun sequence.
gaaaattaatggttaaagttaaagggacataccctagttagaaaaggaaaattaatggttaaagttaaaaggacagatcctagttagaaaaagaaaattaaatgttaaagttaaagggacagaccctagttagAAAAGGAAAATTAATGGTTAAAGTTAGagggacagaccctaatttttaaacactacgacgtattctTCACTACTGGAGCCGTTTTTAATACTTTAAGTTAgaaatacttacattttattattttgaatatgcattttcatacacctgaagtggttctggtcatcctggtttttgtaataccccaaaatgcattttccataattttaaaaacgcacgttcgtctgagaaggaATGGTTATCGTGACacgctctagttatttttagacggaatttccccatttaaacatcacagactagCTTCTCTCTCTTACCTAAATGTgtttgcaggtttgtagataaaccaataaacttagtgttcatttacTTGAGCTCAAACTAGGGCCTGCGCCtctaaaggttgttttgtttgacgaaaccactagagcatactgatgtattaatcatcaactattggatgtcaaacatgttgtGATTCTCACATGTAGTTTTAAAGGAgacccgctacgtttttttccgttagcagcaagggctcttttatatgcactttccacacagacacgacagcacataccacaagtCGTGGGGCACCGGATGTAAGgtattctctatgtatcatTGTCAGTTTTTATTGGGACTTAAAATGCACACattttcctaaaaaaaattccacatcTTTTTCGAGTtggctttgtttgtttgtgtgtgtggtttgttttgttttgttgggttgttgtttgttttgtatgtttggtttgggtttttttttgggggggggggggggttggggggtttggggttgggggggttgcggggggggttgttgttgtttggtgttgggggttttatgttgtttggtgtGGGACTTTGTGTGcagttgggggtggggtttttttgggggggcggGGGATGTGAAACCTATAGAGGGCAGTCTCGGAATCTCTGTTTTATTATACTATATCAAtctggggttgttgttttttaggttGATATCAACCAATGGGCGTGTCACCTGCAGTGGGCGGGCCGATGATGGCTCCTCCTCCCTGTTGTAGCAGCAAGAGTCCCATGAATCTAGGAAACCTCTTCATTCCGACCAGTCGAACCAGCACCACATACTGCAGACACCCATACCCGCctgaaacaaaataacttttgttatttaaattacaCAATATTAAGTGTATCGTTAATAGTAACACATCTTGAATAGACCGTTAAGTCCCGTTGGTAGAACGCTCGGCTGACTTGCTTTGGTCGCAGGTTCGAATCTCCTCGGTGGACGAAttctcagattttttttttttttttttttttttggtgttgtttttttgttgttgttgttgttgttcttttcatctcaaccagtgtcccacaccAAATTCAGACAATTGACAGAAACATTTCTATAGCATATATAGAGTACATTACAAATCTGAAGTCAAGTATTagtaattcctttattatttgtattttatttttatttatttattgttgtaatacatgtataaatatattttaaacaaataagtaAGCAATATCATTgctactaaaactaaaacttaaatttgtttcaaatCTGGTTTCTAATGCTGGGCTTAGACTACGAACTGTCAATAAGAGTTGGCCAATTCGCCGAActctcgacttctacgactgttcagttgctagtctgaacgCTCTTAcaaactcgattctcgtcgtatacaacacGACCCATTAGTCGgtaatctgagcgcacctgtCGTTGGTTGGCTCGGGGGGAGGGGATAGCAACGCGACTGTCGATTTGGctaactccgtcgtgacagttgatagtctcaGACTAGCataataatatgtaagaaatagaataccacAATTCGTGTCCGaaaccatttatttcacaagcTCGTTGTTTAAAAGCGTGTCCAACTCGCGTTTGCTTGTCGGTACGTTTCAAAACAATTCATTGTAAACTAAATGGTACCTCATGTATTATTTCGATAGGGGtgggatttatctcagtcggatgagtgctcgcttgaggtgcttttgtatcaggatcgaacctcctctatggatccattcaactgattggatttgttctcgttccaaccagtcaactggtcaaaggccgtagcatatgttttcctgtctgtgggaaagtgcatataaaagatcccttgctacattaggaaaagtgtagcggttttcccctgatgactacgagtaagaattaccaaatgtttgacatccaatagccgatcccTTGCATTaagaaaagtgtagcgggtttcctctggtgactacggatggtgcatattaaagatcccttgctgctaatcgaaaaagagtagcgcatgaagtagagacagcgggtttcctctatcattatctgtgtggtccgtaaccatatgtctgacgctaaataaccgtaaatacagtgtgctgagtgcgtcgttaaataaaacatgtctgatGAATACGGGtaagaattaccgaatgtttgacatccaatagccgatgattaataaataaatatgttctaGGGGTGTcgaaatgaaacaaacttttattttcagtatgCTTTATACCAGTGACTTAATACTAGTGCTCACCTATCACTAGTCCCTGGAAACACACCGTCACGAACATGGTCAAGTAGGTTTTACAGATGGTAACCGCAAAACTCAGGATGCCGCACAAGCAGAGCGCAAACGCCTTCACCGGTATCGTCATTTCCGGTCTTAGTGTACACAACCCTCCAATCACCAAGCGTCCTACTATGCTGGTAATTCCACTTCCGGATAAGACGAAAGCTGGCTGCTCGGGTGTCAAGCCTGGAATCGCCTGAGCCACAAACTGCACGATAAACATCTGGTAAATGTTAAAGGATACAGACTGAACGAAAACTGTAAAAAGATAAACGATCGTTTTCACCATGCTGAAAGTGTTTGTGTCATTTTCTTCTCGTCTGTTGCAGGATATACTTTTTTCATTCTCAGATTTGTCCTCCAGGACTGGAAATTCACCAACTGCCAAAATGTGAAcagaaaaattaataaagacAAGAAAATTAAGAACACAAAACttcatagtgtgtgtgtgtgtgtgtgtgtgtgtgtgtgtatgtgtgtgtgtgtgtgtctgtgtgtgtgtgtgtctgtgtgtgtgtgtgtgtgtgtctatgtgtgcgtgtctgtgcgtgtgtgcgtgtgtgtatgtgtgtctgtgtgtgtgtgtgtgtgcgtgtgtgtgtgcgtctgtgtctctgtgtgtgtgtgtgtgtgtgtacgtgtgtgtgtgtacgtgtgtgtgtgtgtgtgtgcgtgtgtgtatgtgtgtgcgtgtgtgtgtgtgtgtgcgtgtgtgtgtgtgtacgctaCATGGCATAAGATTTATTTCCAATACGCCCGCCATCCATTTGCAGTGATAGTAATATGCACTATCCGTTTATTTAGGCCGTCATCCAAAATCACAAGTCATGCCACCAGAGTAATTCCAAGTACTTGTACCCTGCAAATCTTAGGTACCATCCCTTCCTATAAGTGGAACCAGCTCTACCGATTCCCTCCATCCctttcctgaatactggagagaccactgaatatatatatatatatatatatatatatatatatatatatacaccttgtcgctgttgttaaatatcacttttatataatagtaaacatttactgtggccgcttaatacaggtattttagcgatttgggatccgatttgggtggccgctggccgcgttagacaggtgaccgcttattacaggtgcatttacgttataaatcgtttgggagggaaaaagtggccgcttaaggcaggtaaccgctgaatacaggtggccgctaggacaggtttgactatatatatatattcattataacCAAATTGGTCCACGGTTATAAAATCAGTTTGTCATGTTTAACGGTAGACCCGTATGAATCAGGAGGATCTGGCACATGTGTTTCCCTCCCCCTAGTCGAGGACTAGCAGTGCCGCCAGGGGGGATCATAATCGAAAagaactattttaatttttaaaagtcctAGTTTTGTCTATTTGGAGAAGACCCTCTATTactggatagatgggtggatagatagacatagagagagagacagaaagcaGACGGGGAAAGagacaaaaaagacaaaagagacaaaaacagacagacagactgagatAGATGCATagtatattacatacatacatatatagatacctagatagatagatacctagatagatagatagatagatagatagatagatagatagatagatagataggtaggtaggtaggtagataggtaggtaaagacaaacagacagactgacagatagatacatagtatattacatacatatatatatatatatatatatatatatatgtgtgtgtgtgtgtgtgtatatatagataaatatcTAGATTGATAGATacctagatagatagatagatagatagataggtaggtagataggtaggtagagacaaacagacagactgacagatagatacatagtagattacatacatgcatatatatatatatagatagatagatatctaGATAGATatctagatagatagatagatagatagatagatagatagatagatagatagatagatatataggtaggtaggtagacagacagacagacagacaggtagataggtagatagatagatagatagatagatagatagatagatacctacctacctagatagatagatagatagatagatagatagatagatagatagatacctgatagatagataggtaggtagagacagacagactggcAGATAGATacatagtatattatatatatacatatatagatacctagatagatagatagatagatagatagatagatagatagatagatagatagataggtagataggtaggtacatagatagatagataggtaggtagagacagactgacagatagATACATCGTatattacatacacacatatatagatacCTATATAGATAGATACCTAGATacctagatagatagatagatagatagatagatagataggtaggtaggtagagacagacagactgacagatagatacatagtatattacatacatacatagatagatcgatagatcgacagatagagagagtaaagtaaagtttgttttatttaacgacgccactagtgcacattgattttttttatcttatcatcggctattggacgtcaaacatatggtcattctgacactgttttttagaggaaacccgctgtcgccacataggctactcttttactacaggcagcaagggatcttttatttgcacttccgacaggcaggatagcacaaaccatagcctttgttgaaccagttatggatcactggtcggttcccgtggtttacacctacccactgagccttgcggtgtactcactcagggtttggagtcggtatctggattaaaaaccccatgcctcgactgggatccgaacccattacctatcagcctgtagaccgatggcctaaccacgacgccaccgaggccggtcagataaagagagacagacatatatatatttaggctttttatattatatagaatCTATATTTCAAACCTAGATAATGAAATTATTACTATACATACGGGTAGTAGTCACTGGTCTAAAAATAAGACCACACCAAACAATGTTGAGAGCGAGTCCGCCAAGCAACAAACAGGTTCCTTTGATTCCGTAGGTATCGAGGAAATAAGCGGTCATTACGGGAAACACAAACACCCCAGCGCCTAAACCGGAAAGCGCTATCGCCACCACCAGAGGGCGCAGTTTCACGAAGTATTGATTTAGGCAGACGATGGAGACGAACATTGGCAAGGACAGTCCTATTCCTGTTAGTAGAATGAGAACTTCATAAGCAGACATTTATTAGAAATCGTTAATTCCATCATTagatatttttgtattattggaATAACAActtgataaataaaaatgattaaaatgaccgctatataataatatatgaaataattaaaatgactaGTTTATAATCGGAAGTAATTACAatggcaattttgttttattcaagcaGGTATTTGCTCCaaactgtttattttatcaAACATTGAAGAAAACTATTCCGACCGAAGCCAGTGCCCTTTCCACTTGCACTTTAATAGCATGATCGGACATACTTTGTCAGCTAAAGTATTCTTAACCTCAACCCTAAACCCTTGCAGTTttcgacatcactagagcacagtgattaattaatcatcggctattggatgtcaaacgtttggtaattcagacacgtagtcatcagaggaaatctgctacatttttccattagcagcaagggatattttatgtgcacccctccacagacaggaaagcacataccacggcctttaaccagttgtggtgcactggctggaaagagagagaaaaaaaacaatcagctgaatggttcctccgaggtggttcgatcctgcgacgcaagcacctcaagcaagcactcaactattaaactaaatcccgccccttttaGGATATCGTCCGCTATTGGAATTTTTCATTacgtagtattagtattattatttacctGGTAGAACTCCAAGGTTAACATACAGGACATACACATTGGACGAGGTCAAGCTGACGAAGTACCCGCCAGCTGCGATGATCCCCCCTAGAATACACGTCAGACGACATCCGAGACGGCTGGTCAGAAAGCATGCCACCATTCCTAACCcatgaaaacaaacactgtAATCAAAATACGTTCATatgcgatttaaaaaaaaaaaaaacttaatgttCCTTCAAAACCCTTCTGCCTCTAAAATTTAAATTCATAAGAGAAATGCATACCGAAAACGAATAGAAAAAAAGTGAAATATTTACCATTCCGCGTCCTATGTGATATGGCGAAACGAAGACAGTCAGGTTCGTTTGTATTCTTGCTATTTCACATGTTGATCTGCATAATAGTCTTCAACGAAACCTTCAAAAACAGCAAGAGTTACACAAACCTAGGCCAAGCTACCATTGTTTTGGGTATTAAAAGAGAGATTCGTTTTGGTTCATCATTTTTGTTTACTCCAGCACGCACAAAAAGGATCCTTATAAAACCGACAACCTGCCAAACATTGtacagtaaataataattatccatttcatttcatttcaacttattttcgtgcttatatccaattaatgttcaagcacgctgtcctgggcacacatcgtagctatctgggctgtctgtccaggacagtgggttagttgttagttggtcagTGGTTtgtgacagagaagagggtctagtggccttacacctacccctTGAGTCCTtaacaactcgctctgggttggagccggtaccgggctgcgaaccctgtacctaccagccttaatccgatggcttaaccactgcgccaccgaggccggtggtaaTTATCCATTTGATTTTGAAAAGTCCGCCCTACGATCCTGGATGGCTGAACAAATGAAGAGTTTTCATGCAAATCAAGACAAAtctattaaaagtttgttttgtttatcgacaccacttaGCACTAGataacattgaattattaatcattgacttcTGGTCGTTAAATATCTGATAAATCTGACATACGTTCTTAGtagaaactcactacattttgtcattagcaccacgggatattttatatgcgtttttcacacagacaggatagcacataccacggcatttgaagCACCAGTCGTGGATCATTGGTTGGAGAAATAAACAGTCAGAGAATatgtccactgaggtggttcaatcctacgACGAAAGCACCTTAGGTAAGTGCTCTATCGACTGAGGTAGATCCCGCCCACAACAAAACATAGTTGTCTACCACTAGCTGGTGTGATGTACGTGTTTCCATTTATACAGTCGTACAGTCATAAAACAAGCAATTTATTCACAATGTAGCCAGAAATGAATTTGCTTTGAGTTGCATTGAATGCCTTTAAAATatggtgagacgtagcccagtggtaaagcgctcgcttgatgcgtggtcggtttgggattcatccccgtcggtgggcccattgggctatttctcgatccagacagtgcaccaagactggtatatcaaaggccgtgatatatgatatcctgtatgtgggaaagtgcatataagagatcccttgctgtattagaacaaaatgtagcgggtttcctctgatgactacgtgtcagaattaccaaatgtttgacatctaatagccgatgattaattaatcaatgtgttctagttgtgtcgttcaatgtgctctagtggtgtcgttaaacaaaaacaaaacaaacaaagcctttaaaataatttacattagAAAAAACACTAAAATTTTAACGACCATGTGCTCATCAAAAGTTTGTTATGTTGtgtgttcatataattctaaccgactGCACAATCGACAGTTGAT
It encodes:
- the LOC121367761 gene encoding monocarboxylate transporter 3-like, which gives rise to MVACFLTSRLGCRLTCILGGIIAAGGYFVSLTSSNVYVLYVNLGVLPGIGLSLPMFVSIVCLNQYFVKLRPLVVAIALSGLGAGVFVFPVMTAYFLDTYGIKGTCLLLGGLALNIVWCGLIFRPVTTTLGEFPVLEDKSENEKSISCNRREENDTNTFSMVKTIVYLFTVFVQSVSFNIYQMFIVQFVAQAIPGLTPEQPAFVLSGSGITSIVGRLVIGGLCTLRPEMTIPVKAFALCLCGILSFAVTICKTYLTMFVTVCFQGLVIGGYGCLQYVVLVRLVGMKRFPRFMGLLLLQQGGGAIIGPPTAVWLRTVTKLREIPFFIAGACFVLSGISLIPLSLVGPRGNGTKLEHVQEVRKGQPSDAIATITKLHHDDYPFR